The Actinomyces wuliandei genome contains the following window.
ACGGCCTCCTGGGCGGCGGGCAACGAGTGGTGGGCGCCCCAGCCGCACTGGACCTCGTTGGCGGCGGGCACCTCGGTGGCCTCCAGGACGTCGCGGCAGGTGGACTCCAGGACGGCCAGGAAGTCCTGCGGCTCTAGGCCCAGGGTCAGGGCGTAGAAGCCCGTCTGGCAGCCCATGGGGGAGAAGTCGATGAGCCGGTCGGTGTGGTTGCGCATGAGCTCGGCGGTCAGGTGCTCCACGGAGTGGACCGCCTCCATCTCCAGGTGGTCGCGGTTGGGCTGGCAGAAGCGGACGTCGTACTTGACCAGGACGTCCCCGCCGGGCAGCTCCTTGCGGTCGGCCACCCGCACATAGGGTGCAGCCACGGCGCGGTGGTCCAGGTTGAAGGACTCCACGTTCATCCGGGGGGTCATCCGGGGGGTCGTCCGGGAGACGGTCTCAGAGCCCGGGGGCACGGGCGCGGCACCCGCCGCAGCAGGCTCGGAGGCGGACGTCGTGGTGGGGGAGCCAGCCGGGTCGCTCACAGTGGTCATGGCCCCAGCCTAGGACCTGTGCGAAGGGTTCGCTAAGAGTCTGCGGAGGCCCCGTGGTCTGCGGCTCCCCTGGCAGTGCCCACAGTGCCCACAGTGACCACTGCCCAGGGCGCCTGCGCCGTGGGTGCGTGAGCCGGTGGCTGGCGGGGCCGGAGGTCGCCCGGTCCAGTCCTGTACCCGAGGTCCTACCAGGGTGCGCAATCGTGCTCTAGCATGGAAGGTCGGCACCCCAGAACCCCTGATAGTCAGTGGTAGTCCTGGTAGCCAAGGAGGAGGACCAGATGCCGCAGGTGCGCACCCGGCCCGCACGCTCAGCCCGTCAGGACAGGCGCCCGCCCCTGGGTACCAAGGAGCGTACCGGCCTGGTGCTGGCCGTCGTCGTCTTCCTGGCGCCGCTGTTGGTGGACGTGCCGGACCTGGACCCGGTGGGCGAGCG
Protein-coding sequences here:
- a CDS encoding S-ribosylhomocysteine lyase — its product is MNVESFNLDHRAVAAPYVRVADRKELPGGDVLVKYDVRFCQPNRDHLEMEAVHSVEHLTAELMRNHTDRLIDFSPMGCQTGFYALTLGLEPQDFLAVLESTCRDVLEATEVPAANEVQCGWGAHHSLPAAQEAVRAFLAARQEWEQVTV